The window TTCTCAGTATTATAAACTGCTATGGCAACAGTGATTAATGGTCGGGATTTCATAGAAATCTAATCAATTAAATTCTAAATAGTACACACTCCCCTTTTAAAAAAAAGTATTATGGCTTAACATTAGTGATACAAATTTATCCAATTTCCCAAAGTGTAATCCCAGCTTTCAGGAATAAATTCTTCATAACCGCAGCCAGGAAATAAAGTAAGCTCTCCAAAATAGGGGCGCCCCTCGATTTCATAAAAATCTACATGAAGACTATCTACCTCGAAATCTAAAAAACTTTCCCACATTCTG of the Candidatus Margulisiibacteriota bacterium genome contains:
- a CDS encoding ATP-grasp fold amidoligase family protein → MWESFLDFEVDSLHVDFYEIEGRPYFGELTLFPGCGYEEFIPESWDYTLGNWINLYH